Within Synechococcus sp. NB0720_010, the genomic segment TCAAACTGAGCCAGTGGGGCAGTAGACGCGCCTGACGGGCTGTCAGGGCAGCAGCGAGCAGCAGCGTGGTCGCCAGCAAATCAGCAGTGCTCAAGCTGAGGGTGATCCAGTACCCCGGCAGGGCCAAAACCGCCAACCCCCACCCCGCTGAACGCTGCTGCAGCTGGGCCCAGGCCGCCACCAAGGCCGCCGCGCAACCCATACAGACCACGTTAAGCAGGCCCAGGGTCCAGACGATCAGCTGGGGTTGCCCCAGTCCGCTCAAATAGGCCAACAGCGGATAGAGCAGGCGTTTACCCCGATAGATCGGATTGTCCAAGGCCTGACTGCTGCCTACATCCAGTTGCCATGGATCCAGAGCGAGGCTGAGAAATTGCTGGCCGTCGTTGCCGCGCTTTCCCGCCAGGCGCACCACGGGTTGATCCGCCAACCGGGGCGAAATCGGCAGCTGATCACCAACGCGAGCCAGGCCGGTGGGATTGCCTCCGTACTTGCCGAACACCAACAGCGCCCAGACCAACAGGGCCATCAGGCCCGCCAACACGCCCACGGCCTTGGGGCCCAGGGGTGCCTGCCCCCCTTTCAGCCAGCTCTTCAGAGTGGGCCAACTGGGCCAGCCGGGGATGCTCAAGCCCTGACCCCAGACCTGACGCAACAGGCGTTGCTCATGGGCCCAAGACGTGGAGGGTTCCGGAGGAGCGGGGTCCTCACCAAAAGCGAGTTGCTGCACCAAGTCCTGCCAAACGGCAGCGACGGTTTGGACAGCAAAGCGCTCCTGGCAGCTGTGCTGTCCGCCCTGCCCAAGCTCCCAAGCCCAACTGGACTGCTGCAACAACTCAATGCAGTAATGCGCCAACTGCTGATCGCTGCTGGCAAGCAAGCCGCTTCGGCCCTCCAGAACTGTTTGCACCAGGGCGTGGCGGCGCGGTGCCACCACGGGGATGCCGCAGGCGTTGAACTCAGCGGCACTCAGGCAGAAGGTTTCATCGCGGCCACTGGGGTTGACCACCCCAACGGCTACCTGGGCAAAAGCGTCGTAGCGCTCCAGGCCGCTGCGGCCTTCAAAGGAGACCCGATCGCTATAGCCGCCCCGCTCCAGCAGGGCCAAGCAGTGCCGTTCGTAGGCACTCAGGCTGGTGGAGCGGGCACCGCCGTAGAGATCTGCTCCACCAAAGACCCTCAGCTGGGCATCCGGGCAGGCGCGGGCGATGCGCGGCCACTGTTGTGCCAGCCGATCAAAGGCCTTGAAGGGCGTGATCGCTCCCACATAGGCCAGGTCCTTAGCCGCCGCGGCCTGCTCCAAGGTCCGGGGTTGGCGCCAGGCCGGCGGCACCGCCACGGGGTTCGGGATCACGACCGCCCTTTGGGCAAGCCGGCTGTGGCGGAAAAAATCCAATTGGGCGCCGCTGACGAGTACCCAACACCACAGGGCCGGCAGAGCCTCGTAGCGGGCCTGGTCATGGCAGCCCAGGTTGTGCAACCAGGCGATCAGGGGCAAAGGACTGGTTTCAAGCGCCTGCCAATCGGACCGATCGGCAAAACCAGGGCGGAACACCAGCGCCTGGGAGCCGCCGTCCCCTGCGGCCTGAACTGCAGTCGCCAAGGAATCGACCACTGCCATGCAGGCAGTCGGAATGCCGTCAATCGACTGCGGAGCCGTGAGCAACAACAACGGCTGCAGCGGACCCTCTGCTGCGAGCTGAGCGACGACGGCCAGGAAGGCAAACTCGGTACCCCCGATGCCGGGATTACCCAGCCGTGGGTCGCTGAGGCCACCCCGCTCGGCGATGCCCCGGTTGTCGAGGAAAAAGGCAAGCCGCATGGGCCCCACAATGGCAGGGTCTGCCGAAAGCACATGCGCTGCAGGAGCCTGATGGGGGCAGCGGTGGCACTGGCCCTGCTGATCTGGCTGCCGCTGGGGCTGGCCGGCGTGCCTCTGGACACCCCAGACGGTTTTTTGCACCTGGGTTGGGCGGTGGGCTGGGTCAAGCAACTGCAGCAGGGCTGGCTCTGGCCCACCTGGAGTGATCTGCCATGGGCCGGTGCGGGGAGCAGTGCCCTACTGATCTACCCACCCCTATTTCGCTGGTTGGTCGGGGTGCCGCTGCTGCTAGGCCTTCCCTCCGATCACGCCCTGGCCGCAGGTCTGCTGCTGCTGCTGCTGCTGCACAACGGCGGGGTCGCTGCGCTCGCCATCCGCTGGCTCCCGAAACCGCGATGGCGCTGGGCACTGCTGATCGCTGCCAGCCTGAATCCCTACCTCCTGGTCAACATTTATGTGCGCGGGGCCTGGCCGGAAGCCCTGGCTCAAGCCCTGCTCTGGTGGCTGGCCTTGGGGTTCTTGGGACTGCAGCACCGGCGGCCCTGGGGGTGGCCGCTGGCAGGTCTTGCGCTGGCCGGCATCACCCTGAGCAACTGGAATGCAGCTCTGTTGACCGGGGTGGCTTGGGGCCTAGCGGGCCTGCTGCTAAGGCGCAAAGCTTGGCTCTGGAGCGGCGCCCTGGGGGCCGGACTGGCGATGCCCTTTTGGTTGCCAGCACTTCAGGCGCTGCCATCCGTTCGCCCCCCAATCCCTGCGGGCCTATTGCCAGGGGAATTTTTTGCGGACATCGATGTGGGCTACCGCAGCTTTGCAGCGCTGCTCTGGATCCAAGCGGTGGCGATTGCCCTGCTGCTGCTCTGGCGCTGGATTGGCTGGCGTGGGGCCTCCCCCCTAGCCCGCTGGGGTGCCCTGTTGGCTGTCCTCTCTCTGCTGATGGGCCTCTCGATCAGCGGGCCGATCTATCAGTGGCTGCCAGCGCTGCAGCGCATTCAATTCCCCTGGCGCTGGCTCAGCCTGGGCTGGTTTGGTGCCCTGCTCTGGCTCGCCTCAGCCGCCGAGCAAGCCCCGGGCACCAACCGAACCCGACCTGCTGCTCTCAGCCTGATCGGTCTGGCTGCCGCCGGCTGCTGGTTCGACGGGCTCTGGCGCTTCCGCAGCAATCTCTGGGGCCATGCCCCGAGCGCCAGCGAGCGGATGGCCCTGCGCAGCCTGCTGCGCTGTGATCCCCTGACACCCTGCCCAGCAGGCGTGGCTGCGCTGCCTAAGGAGGGGGAACTGGCCAAGCGCTTTGTGGCCCTGCCCGATGGCCGCGTTGCCCTGAGCGGCGTACCGGACTACAGCCCCGCCGGGGTCCCTGAGTCGTCTTGGAACAAGCGGCTGGCCATTTTTTGGCTGCCGACCTGGCCGCAAACCCACTGGGCCGAATGGTCTGGGCAAGGCAGGCTCACACTGCTGGAACGCACGCCGCGCAGCCGGGTGCTGGAGGTGAACGCCACCAGCTCCGGCCGGCTGCGAATCATGCAGTGGGCCCATCCCAGCTGGCGGGTTCAGGTCAACGGCGGTCAAGGCTGGAGCGATCCGCTGCCGGCGGGAGCGAGGGATTCCGAGGGCTGGATCAGCGTCGAACTGCCGGCCGGCCGCTCCCACGTGGCCTTGAGCTACGGCCAGCTGCGATCAGGGCCCGTACGATCCCGGCCATGAACACCGCAGCCCGCCCACCTCGGCCGCTGATCAGCGCGGTGGTTCCCTTTTTGAACGAGGCCGCGACCCTGCCGGTCCTATTTGCGGAACTCGAGCAGCAACTTGGCGCCCTGGGGCTTCCCTGGGAGCTGGTGTTGGTGGATGACGGCAGCAGCGATGGATCGTTAGAGGTGGTGCGCGCCCAGCTGGAGCAACGGCCTCAACTGAAAGCGACGGTGCTCAGCCTCTCGCGCAATTTCGGCAAGGAGGCGGCCCTGACTGCTGGCCTACAGGCGAGCCGCGGCGATGTGGTGGTACCCCTGGATGCAGACCTGCAGGACCCCCCCGAGCTGATCGGCGCCATGCTCAAGCAATGGCGGCAAGGCTTTGACGTGGTCTACGCCGTGCGACGCCGGCGGGCGGGCGAGAGCAGCACGAAGCGCTTCACGGCCTTTGGCTTTTATCGGCTAATGGGACGGTTAAGCAGCACGGCCATCCCCGCAGACACCGGCGACTTCCGGCTGATGGATCGCTGCGTGGTCGAGGCCTTGCTGCAGCTGCCCGAGCGCAGCCGCTTCATGAAGGGCCTGTTCGCCTGGGTGGGGTTCCGCCAAAGCGCCATCCACTACGACCGTGATGCCCGACAAGGTGGTAAGAGCAACTGGAATTACTGGAAGCTCTGGAACTTCGCCCTCGATGGCATCACCTCCTTCAGCCGGGTACCCCTGCAGGTCTTGAGTGGCAGTGGAGTAGCGATCGCCTGCGTGGCGCTGCTCTATGGCAGCTGGATGGTGCTGCGCACGTTGGTCTTTGGCATCGATCTACCCGGCTATGCCTCGTTGATGACCGCCGTGCTGTTTCTCGGGGGCGTTCAACTCATTGGCCTGGGGGTGCTGGGTGAATACCTCGGCCGGGTCTTCGAAGAGGTGAAAGCCAGGCCGCTCTATTTGGTTCGAGAGCGCTGGGAACAGTGATGGCCAAAGGACTGCCCCTACTCCTCATTGCCGACACCAGCGTCCCGGAGGCGCTGGGCAGCAAGTTTCTGCGGGGAGCCCAGCAGGCCGGCCTGGATCCGGAGCGCGACCTGTTGGTGGCCTACACGTCCCCCGCGCCGGCCTTCTCGCCGAGCATGGGCCGGCTGCGCGGGAAGGTCTTTTACCGGCTAGCCGATCGGCGCAGCTGGGAATGGTGGGGCTTCCAAAGGCAGCTGATCGCACTGATCGAGCAGCACAAACCCAGGCTGGTGCTGGTCACGGGCATCTTGCCCCTAGCGCCGCAGGTGTTCCAAGCCATTCGCGCATCCGGGGGACGGATCGTGAATTACCTCACGGACGATCCGTGGAATCCGATTCACCGGCGCCGCTGCTTTCTGCGCAACCTGAAGGACTACGACCACCTCTTCAGCACCAAAGAAGCGCTGCGGCAGCGACTGGAAGCGGCAGGCACCCCAAGCACCAGTTGGCTCCCCTTTGCCTACGACCCTGAACTGCATCACCCGATCGACGTAACCGATCCCGAAGCAGCTGATGTGCTGTTTGTGGGTACAGGCGCTGCAGAACGACTGCCCTGGCTCGAGGTCTTGGCTGATCTGCCTGGAGTGCGCCGCCGCATCCACGGCAACAGCTGGGAAGGCTTGAGCACACCGGGCTGGGAGAAGGGGCCAGCTGTGGTGGGTGGGGACTACTGCCGGGCAATCAGTTCAGCCCGGATTGTGTTGGGGTTGCTCAGGCAGGCCAATGGCGACCTCTCGACGGATCGCTCCTACGAGATCGGCGCCATCGGTGGCTGCGGGCTCTACCAGGACACAAACGAACATCGGACTCTGCTCGAGAACTACCCGGACGCAGGCTTCTTCAAGGACCCCACCGAATTGAGAGCACGGGTTCAAACTCTGCTCAGCAATATGGAGCTGCAACAACAGTTGCGGCAAGCCGGTGCTGTGGCCTTGCGCAAAGCAGAGGAGACCTACGGCGCCAGGCTGCGCACGATCCTGGATTGGAGCCAGGCAAACCCATGAAGATCACCATCGTCGTGGGGGGGCGCTGGCATGCCTTTGACCTGGCCCGGGAGCTGCAGCAAGCCGGTCACCTGCACCGCCTCATCACCAATTACCCGCGCTGGTTTGTCCAGCGCTGGGGAATCCCCAAAGACAACGTCGTCAGCCTGCCGCTCACCTTCTGGGTGGTGAAAGCGATCTACAAGCTGGGCGGCGAAGCCTTAATGATGCGCTGCCAGTGGCATGTGCATCGCTGGTTTGCCCGAAGGGCGCTCAAGCACCTGAAAGGCAGCGAGTTAATCCACGGCTGGTCGCAGTGGAGCGAACCAAGCCTCGCCTGGGCGAAGCAACGTGGGATCCCAACAGTGCTGGAGCGCTCCTCCGCCCACATCCTTGAGCAGAGCCGGCTGCTGAACGAAGAGCATCGCCGCCTCGGCTTGCAGTGGGCAGCAACGCACCCGCGGATCGAGGCGATGGAACTGCGGGAGTACGAGCTCTGCGCGCAGGTGGCTGTTCCCAGCCTGTTCGTGGAGCGCAGCTTTCTGGAGCGGGGCTGGTCCGCAAAGCGCCTCTTTCGCAACGCCCTGGGGGTCGACCTGAGCCGTTTCAAGGCTCCGGAGCAAGCCCCCCGCCCACCCGAAGTGAGTGGCTTGAGGGTGATCTACGCGGGTTCACTGTCCGTGCGTAAGGGAATCCCCGATCTGCTTGAGGGGTTTAAGCAAGCGAACATTGCTGACGCCACCTTGACCCTGGTGGGCGGCGAGACCCCCGAACTGGAGGGTCTGCTGAAGCAGCAAAACCATCAGGTGCGATGCCTCGGTCACCTTCCCCAGGCCGCACTGGTGGAGCACTACGCCGCAGCGCACTGCTTTGTGATGGCCTCCATCGAGGAAGGGATGGCGATGGTGCAGATGCAGGCCCTGGCCTGCGGCCTGCCGCTGATTTGCACGACGAACACCGGTGGCGAGGACCTGCTCAGGCTGCAGGGCAGCGGCTCAGTGCAACGTGACCATGACGTTGAAGAATTCCCCGCCGGTTATCTGGTCCCCATCCACCGTCCCGATGCCATTTCCTGGTGCCTGCAGGCACTCGCCCAAACCAGCAGCCTCTGGGAGCAGAAGCGTAAAGCCGCGCTGGACCTGGCACGAAGCGAGCTGAGCTGGAGTGCCTATGGCAACCGCGCGATCGCCAACTACCAGGCCCTGCTCGAGGACAAGGGCTGATGGAAATCACGATCATCCTGCCGGTCTATGGCCGCTCGGAGCTGCTAGGCCCGGCACTGGAGAGCGTGCTGCAGCTGCAAGATCCAGGCTGGCAGCTGTTGATCGCCGATGACGGCTCTGACGCGGACACGCAAGCTTTTATCAAAGGCTGGATCGACTCTCAGAACCACGACACGCGGGTGCAGTGGGTAAGGCGCCCCCAAAACCTGGGACTGTTCGGGAACTTGAACCGCGCGATCGAAGAGAGCCAAAGCGAATGGGTGCTGCTGCTCTGCAGTGACGACCTGCTGTTACCCCATGCCATAGAGCGGATTAATGAGATGTGTGAACGCTGGTCCGATGCAGGACTGATCCTCTCGACCTATGAATCCATCAATGAGGACGGGAGTCCACGGCCGGCAGACAGCGCCTGGCACCACGCGCAGGTGAGCCAGGAAACATCGTTGGTGCAGCCTGAGCGGTTCGTGCCTGCACTGCTGCGGCTTGGGAGCTTGAACGGGAACCTCAGCGGAATGGCCTTCAGCCGCAGCCACTGGCGCGCAGCGGGCCCCTTTCGCGAGGATTGGCGCCATGCGGCGGATTGGGAATGGCTGCTGCGGGCGACCGAACGCCAGCCCGTAGTGCTGAACCGGGTGCCGATCGCTCAGGTGAGGACCCATGAGCGGCAGCTCTCAAACAGCAACCGGCGCAGCGGCCATGAATTGCAAGAGGTGGCGTCGGTGGTGCAGCAGTTACGCGAGCACCCCCTGTTAAGCGATGAACCACGTCGCCACCGCTGGGCCGCCCACGTGATGCAGTTTCAGCTCTGGAACGTGCTGAAGCAATTCAGGCAAACAAGACCCAAAGAGCTGAAGCAAAGCCTTAAGGACATCCACCAGTCCGCCGGCCTCCGGCAGACTGTCTGGACATTGGTTCGATGGCTGCCCGCACGATGGCGACGACTGCCGCGCACAAGCGCACCTTGATGGCCCAGCGCTCCGATGCGCGCCTCGCAGAGCTGATCGCCACTCGGATTCTGCCGAACTACACCAGCAAAACACTCCTGGATATCGGCTGCGGCGACGGGATCGTTAGCAGGTATCTTCCAAGCCAATGTGAGTACACAGGCCTGGATATCACTGATGCCTGCATCTACGAACAACGCCACGACAATCCCAAGGTTCGCTATGTGCAAACCGATCAGATTCCTGATCTGATGCGTAGCGAAGGTCCTTGGGACACAGTGCTCTTACTGGATGTCATTGAACACACACGGCGATTCACGCCACTCTTTGAGTTAGCCCTGACGCGCGCCAATCAACAGGTGGTCGTCAGCCTGCCGAATGAGCTCTTCGTTCTGGACCGAATCAGAATGCTGCGAGGACACGAACTCAATGCCCACAGCCTGGACTTACTGAATCAGCCCGAGGGCTTCAAACATCAGTTCATCGTCAATATCGCTAAAGCCCGCAGACTTCTCAGCGAGAAAGCCGAAGCCGCCGGCTTTGCACTCACGGAGGAGGTCCTTCGCCCCCTAGTCAGCAAGCGCAGCATCCATCAACCCATCCTTTGGGGCATCCGCCAGCTCAGCTCTGACCAGCTCTGGAGTATGGGCAGCGTCTTTGTGTTTCAGCGCCAGGGCTGAGCCAAAAACATGCAAACCAACGCAAGACAAGTCCGTGCAACGCGCGATCGACTGGATGCTGTATTGGGCCACTTACGCGCGGCGCTCGCGGACTGAGCCACAATCAATGCAGGCATACAGAGCTAGTCAATCACTAAGGACTGGAGCACAGCTATAGTGCTCATACGCAAGGAAGCGAGACGTGGATAGCCAGGCGCAAGAAGTCTCAGGAGCCGAATGGCCCAAGACTTCACAAAGCAAAGAGTGCGCCATACTTCTCCTCGGATTCAACAGGCCCGATCTACTACAGGAGGCGATCAAGAGATTAAAAGACTTCGGATATTCAAACCTTTGGATATCCATTGATGGGCCGCGTCCAGGGAACGTAAAAGACAGAGCAGGATATGGATATTGCGGAGAGATTGCAATCCGAGAACAAGAAGACCCACTAAAGAGGCATATATCACCAGTAAATAAGGGATGCCGAGACGGAGTTATAGAGGGAATTAGCTGGTTCTTCAAGAACAATAGGGAAGGTATAATATTGGAGGACGATGTAGAGATTGGATCAGAGTATATGGAGATCATGGCTGGAATGCTGAAATACTACAGGAGCAATAAAAGAATATGGAGCATCTCTAGTCATTGCGACCCGGTGGATGCACAAGGGCAGGGAGAATACCTGAGGTTTTATCAATCAGATTTGTGTCGAGTTGGATACGGCTGGGCGTCGTGGGCTGACCGGTGGGAAGAGCATCGCACTTGGCTTGAAAGAAATAGTAAGGTGGGACGGATTAGGACATTTACAAGACTACCCAGAGGGGTGAGGACAAAAGATTTTTGTTTAAAGATCTATGCCTGCCGTAAAGGGCACATGGACGCATGGGATTATGAGTGGAACCTGTCGCACCTGAGAAATAGGTCTAGATCAATAACGCCACTCGCAATCTGTGGAATTAATCATGGCTTCAGAAAGGACGGAACGCATACACATAGCTGTCCGCCACCATGGACCAAAGTAAGCCGCTGGAAGCAAGAGAGTCGGTATCTCGTGTATGGAGATTGGTTCCATGTAGACAGAGAATTGCTTTATTCAAATTGTGGAATTGTAACCAGCAGTAGCTGGTCGGTGGAGCTAATAAGCCTGATATGGTATCTTGTTTACAATAAGATAGCCGCTCCTGTTCGCAAAGCTAAATGGAGGCTCAAACGGGGATGACATCGCAAGAAAATGATATGGAACAACTTTTCGGATTTTTCAGCGAATGCACATCGCACTGGAATTTCCTAAGAAACATGAAGCATGTAGACTGGCTAAAGATATCTAGACAATATTATACTTGGAAGGGCAGAGAGAAAGGAGGATCTGCAATTCCAAGATTAGTGCATCAGATTTGGCTGGGTGCGCCACCACCAGCAGAGGTAAGACTTTTAATGGATAG encodes:
- a CDS encoding glycosyltransferase family 4 protein, producing MRLAFFLDNRGIAERGGLSDPRLGNPGIGGTEFAFLAVVAQLAAEGPLQPLLLLTAPQSIDGIPTACMAVVDSLATAVQAAGDGGSQALVFRPGFADRSDWQALETSPLPLIAWLHNLGCHDQARYEALPALWCWVLVSGAQLDFFRHSRLAQRAVVIPNPVAVPPAWRQPRTLEQAAAAKDLAYVGAITPFKAFDRLAQQWPRIARACPDAQLRVFGGADLYGGARSTSLSAYERHCLALLERGGYSDRVSFEGRSGLERYDAFAQVAVGVVNPSGRDETFCLSAAEFNACGIPVVAPRRHALVQTVLEGRSGLLASSDQQLAHYCIELLQQSSWAWELGQGGQHSCQERFAVQTVAAVWQDLVQQLAFGEDPAPPEPSTSWAHEQRLLRQVWGQGLSIPGWPSWPTLKSWLKGGQAPLGPKAVGVLAGLMALLVWALLVFGKYGGNPTGLARVGDQLPISPRLADQPVVRLAGKRGNDGQQFLSLALDPWQLDVGSSQALDNPIYRGKRLLYPLLAYLSGLGQPQLIVWTLGLLNVVCMGCAAALVAAWAQLQQRSAGWGLAVLALPGYWITLSLSTADLLATTLLLAAALTARQARLLPHWLSLIAASLTRETGLIAWAASGLSALRERRWRWLLPLAAVPLPLLLWSGTLTRRFAAVPDGALARVHFGFPLGGALQKGLQLLGLRQLADLQPSGLERLFDAGCFGLWLLTLGVLVLAAWRGWGGRWLRLASVLYLLPALCTSTQILARFPDYTRVWIDLSSLALLALLASRSWLLKPWLAFSALMSAGYGMGYLLLAP
- a CDS encoding glycosyltransferase family 2 protein — its product is MNTAARPPRPLISAVVPFLNEAATLPVLFAELEQQLGALGLPWELVLVDDGSSDGSLEVVRAQLEQRPQLKATVLSLSRNFGKEAALTAGLQASRGDVVVPLDADLQDPPELIGAMLKQWRQGFDVVYAVRRRRAGESSTKRFTAFGFYRLMGRLSSTAIPADTGDFRLMDRCVVEALLQLPERSRFMKGLFAWVGFRQSAIHYDRDARQGGKSNWNYWKLWNFALDGITSFSRVPLQVLSGSGVAIACVALLYGSWMVLRTLVFGIDLPGYASLMTAVLFLGGVQLIGLGVLGEYLGRVFEEVKARPLYLVRERWEQ
- a CDS encoding glycosyltransferase codes for the protein MAKGLPLLLIADTSVPEALGSKFLRGAQQAGLDPERDLLVAYTSPAPAFSPSMGRLRGKVFYRLADRRSWEWWGFQRQLIALIEQHKPRLVLVTGILPLAPQVFQAIRASGGRIVNYLTDDPWNPIHRRRCFLRNLKDYDHLFSTKEALRQRLEAAGTPSTSWLPFAYDPELHHPIDVTDPEAADVLFVGTGAAERLPWLEVLADLPGVRRRIHGNSWEGLSTPGWEKGPAVVGGDYCRAISSARIVLGLLRQANGDLSTDRSYEIGAIGGCGLYQDTNEHRTLLENYPDAGFFKDPTELRARVQTLLSNMELQQQLRQAGAVALRKAEETYGARLRTILDWSQANP
- a CDS encoding glycosyltransferase family 4 protein encodes the protein MKITIVVGGRWHAFDLARELQQAGHLHRLITNYPRWFVQRWGIPKDNVVSLPLTFWVVKAIYKLGGEALMMRCQWHVHRWFARRALKHLKGSELIHGWSQWSEPSLAWAKQRGIPTVLERSSAHILEQSRLLNEEHRRLGLQWAATHPRIEAMELREYELCAQVAVPSLFVERSFLERGWSAKRLFRNALGVDLSRFKAPEQAPRPPEVSGLRVIYAGSLSVRKGIPDLLEGFKQANIADATLTLVGGETPELEGLLKQQNHQVRCLGHLPQAALVEHYAAAHCFVMASIEEGMAMVQMQALACGLPLICTTNTGGEDLLRLQGSGSVQRDHDVEEFPAGYLVPIHRPDAISWCLQALAQTSSLWEQKRKAALDLARSELSWSAYGNRAIANYQALLEDKG
- a CDS encoding glycosyltransferase family 2 protein, which codes for MEITIILPVYGRSELLGPALESVLQLQDPGWQLLIADDGSDADTQAFIKGWIDSQNHDTRVQWVRRPQNLGLFGNLNRAIEESQSEWVLLLCSDDLLLPHAIERINEMCERWSDAGLILSTYESINEDGSPRPADSAWHHAQVSQETSLVQPERFVPALLRLGSLNGNLSGMAFSRSHWRAAGPFREDWRHAADWEWLLRATERQPVVLNRVPIAQVRTHERQLSNSNRRSGHELQEVASVVQQLREHPLLSDEPRRHRWAAHVMQFQLWNVLKQFRQTRPKELKQSLKDIHQSAGLRQTVWTLVRWLPARWRRLPRTSAP
- a CDS encoding bifunctional 2-polyprenyl-6-hydroxyphenol methylase/3-demethylubiquinol 3-O-methyltransferase UbiG; amino-acid sequence: MAARTMATTAAHKRTLMAQRSDARLAELIATRILPNYTSKTLLDIGCGDGIVSRYLPSQCEYTGLDITDACIYEQRHDNPKVRYVQTDQIPDLMRSEGPWDTVLLLDVIEHTRRFTPLFELALTRANQQVVVSLPNELFVLDRIRMLRGHELNAHSLDLLNQPEGFKHQFIVNIAKARRLLSEKAEAAGFALTEEVLRPLVSKRSIHQPILWGIRQLSSDQLWSMGSVFVFQRQG